The DNA segment GTTATGTGTAGCCCCCCGGAGGGTGGTTTGCCTGGTCGTGATGGACGAGATGGGAGAGAAGGTCCCCGGGGGGAGAAGGGAGATCCAGGTAGAACTGGGTCCATGGACTTGCcctggtgggaaggggtgggcacTGGAATTGTAAACAACCCAGAAACTCTGAATCTTCTGCTGTGGAAACCTTGAAGGTGGTCTTTCCAAGTGGGTGGGTTTCCCCCAGTACTTCAGTCCACCTGAGACATGGCTTCACTGATTGGCAAAGACTGGCTTGCCAAAGCCCCCAGCTCTATAACCAGCTGTCCTGATTCTTCCCCTAGGATCTTCTGACTCTAACCACCCCCAAGAATGTACAAACATGAGTGAATGACTGATATTTTGAGGCCCCTACTCCAGAactcttgggtttcccaggtggcgctagtggtaaagaacctgcctgccaatgcaagagacataagagatgcaggttcgatccctgggtcaggaagatcccgtggaggagggcatagcaacacactcctgtattctcacttggagaatcccaaggacagaagagtctggaaggCTATGGTCTGTTGgtttgcacatgactgaagcgacttagtacacacatgcaggagacacaagagatgtgggtttgatcccagggttgggatgatcccttggatagaaaatggcaactcactacattattcttgcctggaaaatctcatggacagagaaatctgttgGGTTAcaatccacagagtcacaaagagtcagatgcgactgagtacacacactcCAAAACTTAACTGTTGTTCATTTGTATTAAATGCTGCCTCTGcagaatgttaaatatttttgaactgaTGACAGTGTTGTAAGTTTCAGTTTAATCATCTGTAGATGAGAATAATATCAGCCAtacagtgacaaagaattgagccaaggctttatttctttgtttggtCTTCAAGATAAAGTTTTATCCTTCTGATGTACCAAAAAGCTGAATTCTCCTGCAGTTTCCAAATGTACTGATTATTAAGAGAATTTTCTGGAAACACTGCCCCACAGGAGATCTGGTTTTTACTGGCAAGAAGTGAGAATTTGATGAACCAGTGACAAGGAGGGGATCACAACGGCCCTGGGCCAGGGATGTGGAGGGATTAACTGAGGTCTTTCATCTTTCTGGAGTTTGTGCTTTGATTGGAGAGGAAAGAAATGTACAACATTAAAGCTGAAAAGAATATGTAACATCCCCAGGATTTGTAGGGTAAGAGACAAGTATCTTATCTATCTGTCTTTTAGAGAGAAAGTAGCTCCCAACATGAATGGGCTGGGGCTTGAAAATGCTGCCTAGAAGTAATCTCAGAAGAGGGGTGGTATTCAAAATGCTAGCTCTCTCTAGCTCCCTGAGGGGCCCTGAATTGAAAAGTATCCCTTCCTCTACCTCCCTGCTCTCATGGCCGCCATGGTTTGTGCAAAGGATGGGCAACCTCTAATGCTCCCTTCTAAGGAATGACTTGTTTCCAAGGTACCTGCTGCCCTCCCCAGCCAGGGGGGAGCCCAGGAGAGGCTCAGCCAGGGACCAGGTGTCTCTGCCTGAGCACAGGGGGTCTGGGATGTGGGGCCCATCCTCGGGGCTCCCATTGATTGCCTAGTGAGAATTGGAGCTAAGAACAGGACCCAATGTCCAGCACAGAGGTTCTCACCACCCATCAAATACCCCAGTCTCCCTCCACCTGCACATTCTTGGCCCAGGCAAGCCTGGCCCTTCTTACCCTGGGGGAGTGGTTTCCAGATCTGAAATGTCACCTCTCCTCTCCAGGGCTCTGAATCCTCTTCAGCCTTGAAGTCCTGTTTCCTATGAGTACGTGTGTGTCCATGGGTTGGGGGTACTGGGATGGGATGAGGGACATCTCATAAGCTGTTTTCTTCACTCATTACCTGTGCCTCACAGTTTAAACTTCAGTGGCAAATTCCTTGCAGACCAGGACCTGGTGCTGACATTTACTTCCTGCTCAGTGCTAGGCAGAAACCCATGTTCCACAGAGAGATTCTCAGTGAACAGAGAgatgaaatgaagaaatgaacaaataagtgaatgaacaagTTAGTAGTAACTGACAGAtttcttttgttgtctttttgcaCATGAATGCTTACTCACAACagtcaaaagatggaaacaacccaagtgtctatcaacaTTTATTCacagtgaatgaataaagaaaatgtattgtATTCATTCTatagaacattactcagccatagactGGAACGAAGTACTGAGATGTGCTACAAATTGGATGAGCCTCGAGAATGTCACTCCTAGTTTAAAGAGGCAGAGACGAAGGGTCatatattgtatgtatttatataaaatatccagaataggtaacAGAGACAGGCAGCTGCATAGAGGTAGCCAGGGCTTAGGAGGAGGTAGGGAGGGAGTATGGGTATGAGGTTTTCTTTGGGATAAATGAAATAGTTTTAAACTAAAGAGAAGTGGTAGTTGTACAATTATGTCAATGTTCTACATGCCACTGAATCACATACTTTAAATGACTAATTATAGGAAAttcctggaggtccaggggttaggactcggTGTTCTCACTGCCAGGCCTCAGGTTCAATGCCTGATCGGGGACCTGAGATCCTGCAATCTACAcatcactgttaaaaaaaaaaaaaaagtttatttttatattatgtgaatttcatctcaatgaaaaaagaataacCAAGCTCACAGAATTGAGTGTATAATTCTTGAATCAATAGTTATTTCTCCCTTTAGTCTTTGAAGGTAAATCTCTCATAATTTCAGACTTAGGCAGCCCTCTTAAggtaatgtgatttttaaatatttgatcatttttacaAAACAATTAACATGTGATCACTAATcacaaaaagaagcaaattaaAATTACCTGAATTGTGCCCCTTAGATAAAATAACTGTTAACACTTACATATGCTCTTCTTGTGGTTTTTTCAATGTGTGTTACATGTGCACATGCCTGTCACATGCATGGACATGTTGAAAAAACCGATTCAAATTAAATAGAGTATTTATAGCCTACATTTATCACTTGATGATGCACATTAATTTTGACtatcttctttaattttaaaaacatgttgcatagatttttctcttctttatattaaaatagaattGATCTATAATAGATTCAGATGTATAtcataattatttcatatttgcatatattgtgaaatgatgtcACAATAAGTCATGTCAATGTCATCAGTACACATAGTTACAGTTTGTGTGTGATGATAACTTTTAAGATCTGCTTGCTCAGCAATGTTCAAGCATGCAACCCAGGATTACTAACTATAGTAACTTCACTGTACATTGTATTCCTaggaatcaattttttttaaactggacatTTGTACTTTTTGAAGATTTCTATTCATTCTGCTCACTTTCCAACCCCACCTctagcaaccacaaatctgttctctgtattgtGAGTATgttgtttctatttgttttcttagatttcacatgtaagtgagatcgtATGGTACCGCCCTTCCCTGTGACTTATTCCACTAAGCCTAGTACCTTCAAAGTTCACCAGTGTTGCTGaaaatagcaagatttcattcccttttatggctgaataatgttccattgtatatgcaCCCTGCATTTTCTACATCCGTTCATCCATCCATAGATACTTGGGCTCTAGGCTACATCCATGTCTGGGCTACCATGAATGATGCTGCAATTAACttgggggtgcatatatcttttcaggttagtgttttcattttctttagttaAATGCTCAGAAGGGGAATTGATGGATTCTACGGTAGCTCTAGTTTTAactttctgagaaacctccatgctgtctccatagtggctgctccATTTGCATCCCTACTGCAcaaagctttccttttctctacttcTCCAGCACTTCCTATTTGCTgtctgataatagccattctgagaggtgtgaggtgacagctcattgtgcttttgatatcTATTTCTCTGGTGGTAAGTGTCAGGTGTCACTTCTGCCATAAACTTTGGTTCTGGGaaggggggagggcagggagtcCATGGTCCAGGGTAAAAGCTGACAGACTGAACTGCCATAAATACCGTGGCCTTGGGGCAGGGGCGGGTGCATTGTATGCAAAGCCAGGTGAGTCTTGGTTTGGATCTGCCTCCAATTCTGCAAGCCTGTTCCTTCTCCTGTAAAAAGGGGATGCGGATATGCATTTCCTGCATCACCACTGGACCAGTCACCTGAAGGGGGAGTGTCTACACCCTACAGAACCCTGAAGGAATGCCAGGGCACTGACTCTAGAGGCAGCTGGCTCCTCCTTGGCTGGGTCAGCTTTATGTCCATCTTTTCTGCCACAGGTTCACCAGGACCTGCAGGACGAGCAGGAATGCCTGGACCAGCTGGCCCTATTGGGCTGAAAGGAGACAATGGCTCTGCTGGAGAACCCGGACCAAGGGGAGACACTGGACCACCTGGTGAGCAGCTGGGCATGGAATGCAGGTGTCTGCAGATGGTGTGCTGCCGCTAGGCCATGGCAGTAGGCATGCACAGATTCTGccccaggaagaggaagaaggtcATTCTCAAGGTGCACGGGGTTATTTCAGGGAACACTGGAGCTCCTGGGGAGGGCGGAGAGTGAGGGAAACATCTTTTGAAGGAGGCTGCCTGTCTGACTTCTATTACAGCCCCATATTTTATGCACTCCACTTCCAAGGAGATTCAGTGTCACTGACTGGGCTGGTCCTTTTTCCCAGGGCCTCCAGGTATGCCTGGACCAGCTGGAAGAGAGGGCCCCTCAGGGAAGCAGGGGAGCATGGGACCTCCAGGCACACCAGGCCCCAAAGGAGAGACTGGGCCCAAAGGTAGGAGGGTGGTATGTGAtgggtgagggagggagaagggaggggtgaCATTGGCAGCCCTGGTGGGGACCAGGGTATGTGCACAGTGCTTGGAAAAGCCTGGAACCTCCGCACCTGGTTGGCCTGGCCTGGGCCTCTCCCCCCATATTCTCACACCGAGTGAATTTCCTAGAGGAGACCAAGCAGTCAGGAGCAGTCTCCCAAGTCGCTCTCTCACCTGGAGCTGTGAGTGACAAGCTGCACTGCTGAGGAGATTGTACCTGCTGAGCGCACTCTCAGCCATGTTTCTCCAATGTGTTCCTTCTACAGGAGGAGTGGGTGCCCCAGGCATACAGggctccccaggccctgcaggTCTCAAAGGAGAGAGAGGTGCCCCTGGTGAGCCCGGAGCCCCTGGACGTGCTGGGGCACCAGGTGAGCAATGGACGTGGGGCTGGGCTCATGTTCCCCtgtgcccacccccaccaccctccaGGTCAGAGCTGGCATTCCAGGATGAGAGCCAGTGTTGGGTTCTGGGAACTGTCTGTCTCCGGGTAGAGGGTGGTATGAGCAGCAGGGACTATCTGTATTCAGGGAAGGCTGGTTGTTAGGTTATGGGACAGTCAGTGTACAGAGAGGATGCAGGAGAGTTTTCAGGCACAGAGGGACATTTGTAAATGTGGAGGGTGTATGGCTGGGGGATAGGAAGTTCATGTGTggaggttggggggaggggtgtgaaAATGCTGAAATATATGTTCAGCACTCACCCATTTCTACTTCTCTGATCCCAGGGCCTGCTGGAGGCATCGGTCCACAGGGGCCTTCAGGTGCCAGGGGCCCCCCAGGACTGAAGGGAGACAGAGGTACTCCTGGAGAAAGAGGAGCAAAGGGGGAGAGTGGGCTTGCAGGTAAGGAAGCCTTGGAGGCCCCCGTTGGGTacggggcagggaggaggccttATTTAGCTCAGCTGTCCTCTCaggtggaaaaggcaatggcaccccactccagtactcttgcctggaaaatcccatggacggaggagcctagtaggctgcagtccatggggtctcgaagagtcggatacgactgagcgacttcactttcacttttcactttcatgcattggagaaggaaacagcaacccactccagtgttcttgcctggagaattccaggggtgggggagcctggtgggctgccgtctctggggtcacacagagtcggacatgactgaagcgacttagcagcagcagctcctctcaGGTAACCCATTTAGTTACAGGTGGGGGTCAAAGCAGGAAAAGTTGACACGGTGTATGGCGAGGTGGACTCTGGTCTTAGCCTCTGTGACTCGCTGGAGGACAACCTGAGCAGATTTTCTATCTGATCTTTATGACAAGCAAACCTGCCTCTCCAATTCATCAGATAACCCTGATCAGCAAATAACTCAATGGATGGGAAATACTCAAGCTATGTGTATTCCTCTCCTACAACCATACCACCCCCTGCAATGCAAAAGGAAGTGCTATCGACAGAATCTGGAATTAAAATGACATCTGGTTCACTGTCAGTGAGGTGCAGGGACCTGCTCAGGAGATACTGGTCACAAGAGAACCACAGGAAATCTTGTGGGAAGCAGAGGCCAGCTAGGTTAGCAGAGGTGGGATTCCTAGGGTCTGTTCTACCTCCTTAACCCCACCCCCAACTTGCATCTCCACCTGGACACTCTTCCCTTGAGTCCTGGGCTCTGAGTGACCCCAGGTTGTTCTGGATCTGTCTTCACTTGGCCTCTCTCTCCTGCAGAGGTCAATGCTCTCAGGCAGCGGGTGGGAATCTTAGAGGGACAACTACAACGGCTCCAGAATGCCTTCTCTCAGTATAAGAAAGGTGAGTTCCTGGACCTGACCCTGAGCCAGGCCCCAAGTATGGACCTCAGACTTAGTCTGGGTTTGGCTTGCAGTTTGCTGGGCTTGGGTCTAAATTGGACTTGCTGGGACCATGATTGGGACTGGACCTAGATCTGGGGCAGGAGTGGGGCTAAGGAGAAGGCTGGGACAGAGCCGTGCTCCAGGAACTGCAAGTAGATACACGGAacaaggaggaggaagtggtCAGTGTCACCAGTTCAGCAGACCTTATCCCAGCATACCCTGGGCAGGTCCCTATGACAGACAAGGGGATACCCAACCCTTGTCTTTCTTCCGTGGGGCCAGGTATGCAAGAAGCAGAGAAGCAGCCACACAGCCCAGGGCAGCAGAGAATCCATACCTGGtcatgggggtggggctgggatgcTTCATGTGGTGTTCAAGGCTGCTGGGGACCTGTCTTTAGTATGTGATCACCAAGTATCTCTCCCTAAACATGCCCCTAGGTCTGGCAGGAGCAGGCTGCCTCCAGCCTCTGGTCAGTTCGGGACTCCCCCGCACCTCTTGTGGTGTTTAAAGCAGAGATTCTTCTCTAAGCCTGGATCCTAAGCAGGCAGAGGCCTCCTGGAGCACACTGAGTGCCCTGTGCCCTGGGACTCTCCACCAACTGCCCCTCCTCCTTTTCTGCTCTCCCTGAGGACAGCTTTGCATTCACATCATTCATCCAAACTCAGTGATTGATAAAAAATGTTCTGAAGGAGCAGAGCATAAAGGGGCCTGATATGGTGAGACATATTGTTGGCTTCTTAGAACTCTAGCCAACTAAGTACCAAAGTAGTTAAGGATGAGAGTTGCCAGCGTTTGGTATGTCTTCCTCCTTCCAGAagcatcctcctcctccttcctccttccaccTATGTGACATCATCTACATACATGAGCACCATGTACACATGACCTTTCCTATCCAGATGGACCTTAACTCTGCCCATGTATCTTCAGATAGACACATGGGCGTATTCACTGATACAAATACACACCCACCCAGATGCGTGGGGTGTAAGCCCAGTAGTGTCACATGGACTCACACTGACCTTGTTCAGGGCTGATCTGGGTGCCGTCCTGACCCCCCAGAGAATCTGTTCCCTGAGTACCTGTTGAAGCTACTCAGAGAAGGGCAGACAGTCAGGGTGCAGTCTGGGTTCCTAAAGAGTCCAGAGAGCCCTCAAAATTTCCATGTATGACCCTAGAAGTCAGAGTGATGGGGATGGGTTACAATAAGAAGAGATACTTATGTCACACAGAAGATACTCTTTTACAGTATACCCCTACTTTAGGAATAAGGAATGAGACCCTGAAAAGGAAAGTGACTTTCTTGTGTCCACCTGGACCATCATTGCCAAGGTCAGGATGAACACATGGTCTTCTGGATCCAAAACAGGGGTGTCTTTAGTGCTGAGCCCATCCTGCCCACTATTGCCACACACACTGCCCAGTGGTCCAGGGACGCTGAGTGACTTTCATCACACGCATGTCGAGGCCAATATTAGGCTGTTCTCAGATGCACCCCCATCCTTTCCTTGCCCTCACCCCTTCAGATAGCACAGAACTCCCTGTGGCAACCCCATGTACCCAATCACCATGGAGGGCTTAGAGTGAGTATGATGTTCTCCACACTTCCAGGAACTGCCCTGGGCTGCATGGTGTCATTTCCCTCCCAAAGTCATTCCAACCTACAGAGAACTGAAAACTTGATTCTGGCATGCAACATAGGGAGGAACAGAAAGTGCAAGCTTTAGTGTTACCTCCAGCAAAGTCTGATCCTTGTCTACATCGAACAGTTGGGCAACTTTGGGCCTCTTATGTAAGCACCTGATTTCCAGGGTCCTCATCTCTTGCATGATGGATTATCAGGAGCTAAGTGCCTTGCTTTTGTTCTATCTGGTGCCCTGGTACCCTCGTGGGAGCTGGGGACTCCAGTTGAAGCACAAGATCTAGGTGCTGCCGCATCCCCAACCTAACTCTCCTCTTCCCCTAGCGATGCTCTTCCCTAATGGCCGGAGTGTCGGGGAGAAGATCTTTAAGACGGCAGGCTCTGAAAAAACGTTTCAGGATGCCCAGCAGATCTGCACACAGGCTGGAGGACAGTTGCCCTCCCCACGTTCTGCAGCTGAAAACGAGGCCTTGACTCAGCTGGCCACAGCCCAGAACAAGGCTGCTTTCCTGAGCATGAGCGACACCAGGAAGGAGGGTACTTTCATCTACCCCACGGGGGAGCCCCTGGTCTATTCCAACTGGGCCCCCCAGGAGCCCAACAATGATGGCGGCTCAGAGAACTGTGTGGAGATCTTTCCCAACGGCAAGTGGAATGACAAGGTCTGCGGAGAGCAGCGCCTCGTGATCTGCGAGTTCTGAGctcctcctacacacacacacatacatagtgtgtgtgttggggcggTGGGGGTCTGGGGGGGGGGGATGGGCAGTGCCCAGAGCTGCATTTTTCCAGTGTTTCAATAAAATGGTGACCCTCTGCTGGCCAGGGCTTCTCCACAGAGCCACAGGATAAGGCCAGAGGCAGGGCTCCTATGGAATACATCCCTCAGAATAAAGTTTGAAACTGGCTTCACACAAGAAAGATTTGTTAGATGAAAAGACGGGCAGCCTCACTTCCCAGGAGCAAGGGTTAAAGGAAGTTCTCCAACTCTCCCCTGTTGCAAAATCCAATGTCTCTgcctcatccatccatctctaCCAACCATCGGTTACATTTGACCCTACTGGTCActgtctcctcctctttcccttttcctctcctgCCTGCGTTTTTCATATCTTCCTGGCTGCTCAGCATCGTTCTCTTTGCCttgtccctcctcctctcctcc comes from the Bos javanicus breed banteng chromosome 28, ARS-OSU_banteng_1.0, whole genome shotgun sequence genome and includes:
- the SFTPD gene encoding pulmonary surfactant-associated protein D isoform X2, translating into MLLLPLSVLLLLTQPWRSLGAEMKIYSQKTMANACTLVMCSPPEGGLPGRDGRDGREGPRGEKGDPGSPGPAGRAGMPGPAGPIGLKGDNGSAGEPGPRGDTGPPGPPGMPGPAGREGPSGKQGSMGPPGTPGPKGETGPKGGVGAPGIQGSPGPAGLKGERGAPGEPGAPGRAGAPGPAGGIGPQGPSGARGPPGLKGDRGTPGERGAKGESGLAAMLFPNGRSVGEKIFKTAGSEKTFQDAQQICTQAGGQLPSPRSAAENEALTQLATAQNKAAFLSMSDTRKEGTFIYPTGEPLVYSNWAPQEPNNDGGSENCVEIFPNGKWNDKVCGEQRLVICEF
- the SFTPD gene encoding pulmonary surfactant-associated protein D isoform X1: MLLLPLSVLLLLTQPWRSLGAEMKIYSQKTMANACTLVMCSPPEGGLPGRDGRDGREGPRGEKGDPGSPGPAGRAGMPGPAGPIGLKGDNGSAGEPGPRGDTGPPGPPGMPGPAGREGPSGKQGSMGPPGTPGPKGETGPKGGVGAPGIQGSPGPAGLKGERGAPGEPGAPGRAGAPGPAGGIGPQGPSGARGPPGLKGDRGTPGERGAKGESGLAEVNALRQRVGILEGQLQRLQNAFSQYKKAMLFPNGRSVGEKIFKTAGSEKTFQDAQQICTQAGGQLPSPRSAAENEALTQLATAQNKAAFLSMSDTRKEGTFIYPTGEPLVYSNWAPQEPNNDGGSENCVEIFPNGKWNDKVCGEQRLVICEF